In Microtus pennsylvanicus isolate mMicPen1 chromosome 17, mMicPen1.hap1, whole genome shotgun sequence, one genomic interval encodes:
- the LOC142836973 gene encoding zinc finger protein 441-like, producing the protein MEPVAFVDVGVIFTVEEWAMLDDRQKKLYRDVMKETFLNLISIEETLEENIEEDHRDLSQNLGTQVVEKDCGYQRDTECDENQESTPKNMVNNDVPPAKTVYESRLHERNVIDDSSLQVYQRDQSRSNEFQCQEAVVKSFKPMKHWKDISHSESLQVLETSPRDIPYKNQQCNEACRSLPSDQPQERTHTGDKLSENILKRCTRDQKDHGIHTGVKPFVCKHCEEAFIDSSDLVNHEKSHLGERSYICKQREKTCFEKHEVTHREVKPYECKHCGKAFTHSSNCNIHERSHCAEKPYAHKHCEKTFTSSNSCNTHKRIHTGEKLYTCKHCDKTFATLIGMTVVKGITLDSRQMDVSIVGKKPYVSTVEKPSPFPVGVMLMKD; encoded by the exons ATG GAACCGGTGGCCTTTGTGGATGTAGGTGTGATCTTCACTGTAGAAGAGTGGGCGATGTTGGATGATAGGCAAAAGAAGCTCTACAGAGATGTGATGAAGGAAACATTTTTGAACCTGATCTCCATAG AGGAAAcactagaagaaaatattgaagagGACCACAGAGATCTCAGCCAAAATCTGGG AACTCAAGTAGTTGAGAAAGACTGTGGATATCAGCGTGATACTGAGTGTGATGAAAACCAGGAATCTACTCCAAAGAATATGGTTAATAATGACGTGCCTCCTGCAAAAACAGTATATGAAAGCAGATTACATGAAAGGAATGTCATTGATGATTCATCCTTACAAGTTTATCAAAGAGACCAAAGTAGAAGCAATGAATTTCAATGTCAGGAAGCTGTGGTGAAGTCTTTTAAACCAATGAAACATTGGAAAGATATCAGTCATTCTGAATCACTTCAGGTACTTGAAACCTCTCCTAGAGACATACCTTATAAAAACCAACAATGTAATGAAGCCTGTAGGAGTCTTCCTTCTGATCAGCCTCAGGAGAGAACTCACACTGGAGATAAACTCAGTGAGAACATCTTAAAGAGATGTACACGTGACCAGAAAGATCACGGAATCCATACAGGAGTGAAACCCTTTGTGTGTAAGCATTGTGAAGAAGCTTTCATTGATTCCAGTGACCTCGTCAACCATGAAAAAAGTCATCTTGGAGAGAGAAGTTACATTTGTAAGCAACGTGAGAAAACATGTTTTGAGAAACATGAAGTAACTCACAGAGAAGTAAAGCCTTATGAATGTAAGCATTGTGGAAAAGCTTTCACCCATTCTAGTAATTGTAACATTCATGAAAGAAGTCACTGTGCTGAGAAGCCTTATGCACATAAGCATTGTGAAAAAACCTTCACCAGTTCCAATTCTTGTAACACTCACAAAAgaatccacactggagagaaattGTATACATGTAAACATTGCGACAAAACCTTTGCCACTTtga TTGGCATGACAGTCGTAAAAGGCATCACGCTAGACagtaggcaaatggatgtaagCATTGTGGGAAAGAAACCTTATGTAAGCACTGTGGAAAAGCCTTCCCCATTTCCAGTTGGTGTAATGCTCATGAAAGATTAG